A stretch of Solea senegalensis isolate Sse05_10M linkage group LG10, IFAPA_SoseM_1, whole genome shotgun sequence DNA encodes these proteins:
- the rassf9 gene encoding ras association domain-containing protein 9: MAPFGRNFLKARLKSRTADAEPVIGKEIQVTVCNEEKVVCGVTKHTTCADLIQALLEDHKSVPESKRLLHGEPKDFCLVERWKGFERALPPLTRILRLWYAWGDQRPFIQFLLFKTSDFVPQPNKRATKAKGAKQKRWEHGHAQYPQSLPVEKQKRMVKKAFRKLEKLHSESKSPPGAEEIQRMVQLILNQDHTIREQIQRMRELDMEIEEFELQAQKEAECESALAQACGQSLEAAHGEEQRQEYLYTRDGIEQLDLQVQRHQELILQLTRDIDTELRTASFPLDQHEESYEEGAAAASWIGSETDQRFYADELEKLQDELQHSLFAGVSLHNQAAEVDKQLKFFDTTLVSKDQECWQLAAQLRSLQIRDSTDDKSSPPSLQNCETQCCVSQTVKLKHSLSPVDIADTDSDTGISSTHSQDSLSPCLDFPPPLDTDV; the protein is encoded by the exons ATGGCTCCGTTTGGAAGGAACTTCCTGAAAGCGCGACTGAAAAGCAG GACGGCAGACGCCGAGCCTGTCATAGGAAAGGAGATCCAGGTTACTGTCTGCAATGAGGAAAAGGTTGTGTGTGGTGTAACGAAGCACACAACCTGTGCAGATTTGATTCAGGCGTTACTCGAGGATCACAAGTCAGTCCCCGAGAGCAAGCGGCTCCTGCATGGGGAACCCAAAGACTTCTGTCTCGTTGAGCGCTGGAAGGGTTTTGAGAGAGCGCTGCCTCCTCTCACCAGGATCCTGAGGCTCTGGTATGCCTGGGGTGACCAGCGACCCTTTATCCAGTTTCTCCTCTTTAAAACCAGTGATTTTGTGCCTCAGCCCAACAAGAGGGCTACAAAAGCCAAGGGGGCCAAGCAGAAACGGTGGGAGCATGGTCATGCGCAGTACCCCCAGTCTCTGCCTGTGGAGAAGCAAAAGCGCATGGTGAAGAAAGCTTTCAGGAAGCTGGAAAAGCTTCACAGTGAGAGCAAAAGCCCCCCGGGCGCCGAGGAGATTCAAAGGATGGTGCAGCTCATTCTCAACCAGGATCACACCATCCGGGAGCAGATCCAACGCATGAGGGAGCTGGATATGGAGATTGAGGAGTTTGAGCTACAGGCACAGAAAGAAGCCGAGTGTGAGAGTGCACTGGCTCAGGCTTGTGGTCAGAGTCTGGAGGCAGCGCACGGTGAGGAGCAGCGGCAGGAGTACCTGTACACCCGTGATGGAATTGAGCAGCTTGACCTGCAGGTTCAGAGACACCAGGAGCTCATCCTTCAGCTGACTCGGGACAtcgacacagagctgaggacgGCCAGCTTCCCATTAGACCAGCACGAAGAGAGCTACGAGGAAGGTGCAGCAGCTGCTTCCTGGATTGGCTCCGAGACAGACCAGCGGTTCTACGCCGACGAACTTGAGAAGCTGCAGGATGAACTGCAACACAGCCTTTTTGCTGGTGTGTCTCTGCACAACCAAGCCGCAGAGGTAGACAAGCAGCTCAAGTTCTTTGACACTACGCTGGTCTCCAAGGACCAGGAGTGCTGGCAGCTGGCTGCCCAGCTCAGGTCACTGCAAATCAGGGACAGCACAGACGACAAGTCCAGTCCTCCGTCGCTGCAGAACTGTGAGACTCAGTGTTGTGTctcacagacagtgaaactcaaACATAGCCTGTCCCCCGTAGACATTGCAGACACAGACTCAGACACTGGGATTAGCTCAACACACAGTCAAGACTCGCTGTCACCATGTCTGGACTTTCCTCCCCCACTGGATACAGACGTTTGA